In Torulaspora globosa chromosome 1, complete sequence, a genomic segment contains:
- a CDS encoding uncharacterized protein (ancestral locus Anc_6.341), whose translation MQESDYFNFTGTDNDEEVISQSYRKKGARLRSSSTSSRHVALTKYGSTPISPGASHLRSPNSTLNMGVSPLSSFRLPSRISGGTQTQQQTPRSTSAGSSAHSSRRASLSGAANAKLTSQPLSPNKYGKSEGSSVKRHSSTNSEGVATTPTLVIPPELASLSTQSTSAVPTPQSNTIPAQHSLSNGSGGSVQASGSISNSAQDAPSPSSSTKPTMNLGNGSTPSLRSFKKQYVLNEQLYLNKMKNNVPDEYYTRGITPSSVTEDNDEFDLEMEELDHGIGNDDVHFGTNFFTASTDSDNLVAMSSKFLLHRLEWVRKADPKNPIVKEVFEELDSQTTPENDFSLRSLANLSSGTQNLLLDLSQHPLVLERFEWQTMLSNVLRGDIVKSEKSKIAQQAKNTGFNSQYSDDLWLELKAWMNGTSVEKTKKQLQALRDSTDTIFQEVLDFRLADGVSADEAEHLIRTLVNRYYRSVTYWSNLKEMYHSKPITKTETFVSRIDAMNSWLTFKSNFKCLIESLKQWVGNDELDFGAFHEASPEAEEENNSRSHFAEQIMKEKDIETIFQKKIFFPLAPWILEAKVSYFRYKDVMSDLNLAFSNEDLELLVMFPTRLVIQIIHIRLAYAKKLQNPTMMMIDQMIDDFSSYIKLSVQLKYTVMIYSGDWPFNVNIDPDFDATVIEAIRYLFTLLHLKLIDCTKKSFKTFKEADELYKYWEKLKNVGHYIDGAGRVIAEEFNKLALRLLHRLHSYLLQQQNSPPKFTDSADVEKWLVQIFENLGSMKRKLNRFTNVLTKAFQNSVNYKIQDHKALLQKLKDTGHFLIFTGGELEQQGIYLIGSAELLGCTDEDILKILYNSEIGCDMIPKLEIKNSLSLYNAVEKEWDPNTMIVQEIDAHGVCYYHIQSEDAVSLENAARKSRLHVDSLFDNYRDTEKEMLDLEAKLHSLGYVLILCPGKPMLWEGEMYNLSDDKAIKAEDFNQKVDPNTLILMIQGSGYALEYQNDRFQQIVSDAVSFIERRCSNEQVENDLQRFNKAYFRFTYSVLSNYRKIVSTFQKTCPGNEVLNSVFLFARDFGRNFLRTNVTTSEKKSLIILLMIKLSVGWISFLVTDCDPTDQKTFRWCVPAMEFAMQMTRGWNVLGLDEAQFQTLKQKISACMSLLISHFDVMGARSGEADKTLLQARPTIAIEDDMDDNSLLQINSELRVQAIKELEKNTKRNPRQIGKVLDDTDTGNKYLLSLASSISNVSMRWQKRNFIGGGAFGTVYSAVNLDNGEILAVKEIKIQDTNTMKKFFPSIKEEMSVLEMLSHPNIVQYYGVEVHRDKVNIFMEYCEGGSMASLLEHGRIEDEMVTQVYTLQLLEGLAYLHQSGVVHRDIKPENILLDFNGIIKYVDFGAARKIAKNGTETRSIRTSGSDPVSAEKDNATEQEGGLALQDMMGTPMYMAPESITGSPNKGRFGADDVWSLGCVVLEMITGRRPWAKLDNEWAIMYHVAAGHTPQLPYRDEVSAAGSKFLRRCLQQVPTKRASAVELLMDPWIVQIRDLAFGPDAQAPAQEGTSPATTQ comes from the coding sequence ATGCAAGAATCGGATTATTTCAACTTTACAGGTACAGACAATGACGAGGAAGTTATCTCGCAGAGCTATAGGAAGAAGGGTGCTCGACTGCGGTCATCGAGCACCAGTTCAAGGCATGTTGCGCTGACTAAGTACGGAAGCACTCCCATCAGTCCGGGAGCATCGCATTTGAGGTCCCCAAACTCCACCCTGAACATGGGGGTTTCGCCATTGAGCTCTTTTAGACTTCCCAGCCGAATTTCGGGAGGCACTCAAACACAACAACAGACGCCCAGATCTACCTCTGCTGGGTCCTCTGCACATTCGAGCAGAAGGGCGTCCCTGAGTGGTGCTGCCAACGCGAAGCTCACCTCTCAGCCGCTTTCGCCTAATAAGTACGGCAAGAGCGAGGGTTCGAGCGTCAAACGACATTCGTCGACAAACTCTGAAGGGGTCGCGACCACACCAACGCTGGTGATACCGCCTGAACTGGCCTCTCTGAGCACCCAGAGCACTTCAGCGGTTCCGACCCCGCAGTCAAATACCATACCGGCGCAGCATTCACTGTCAAACGGGAGCGGTGGGTCAGTGCAGGCCTCAGGTAGCATTAGCAATTCTGCTCAAGATGCGCCGTCTCCGTCGTCATCTACAAAGCCCACGATGAACCTGGGAAATGGTTCGACACCGAGCCTAAGATCCTTTAAAAAGCAATACGTTTTGAACGAGCAGCTCtacttgaacaagatgaagaataaTGTCCCTGATGAGTATTACACACGAGGAATAACGCCCTCCTCCGTTACAGAGGATAACGATGAATTCGACTTAGAAATGGAAGAGCTTGATCACGGCATTGGAAACGATGATGTGCACTTCGGTACAAATTTCTTTACTGCTAGTACAGATAGCGATAATTTGGTCGCCATGAGCTCTAAATTCTTGTTGCATCGGCTAGAATGGGTGAGAAAAGCTGACCCTAAGAACCCCATCGTGAAagaagtctttgaagagctggacTCTCAGACAACACCCGAAAACGATTTTTCGCTGAGAAGCTTGGCCAATCTCTCATCAGGCACTCAGAATTTGCTGTTGGATTTATCTCAGCATCCGCTAGTCTTGGAGAGGTTCGAATGGCAAACAATGTTATCAAACGTTTTGAGAGGTGATATTGTCAAAAGCGAGAAAAGCAAGATCGCTCAGCAAGCTAAGAACACTGGTTTTAACAGCCAGTATAGCGATGACCTCTGGTTAGAACTAAAGGCCTGGATGAACGGGACATCGGTCGAGAAGACCAAAAAGCAGTTACAGGCGCTGAGGGATTCAACGGACACAATTTTTCAGGAAGTTCTCGATTTTAGGCTTGCAGATGGCGTTAGCGCAGATGAGGCAGAACATTTAATTAGAACTCTGGTTAACAGGTATTACAGATCAGTGACTTACTGGAGCAACCTCAAAGAAATGTATCATAGTAAGCCAATAACTAAGACAGAGACGTTCGTGAGCAGGATCGACGCCATGAATAGCTGGCTGACTTTCAAATCCAATTTTAAGTGTCTTATAGAATCCCTGAAACAATGGGTCGGAAATGATGAATTAGACTTTGGTGCATTTCATGAAGCATCGCCAGAGGCCGAGGAGGAGAATAACAGTAGAAGTCACTTTGCCGAACAAAtaatgaaagaaaaagaTATCGAGACtatcttccagaagaaaattttctttccTTTAGCTCCTTGGATTCTGGAAGCTAAGGTTTCCTACTTTCGATATAAGGATGTGATGAGCGATTTGAATTTGGCCTTTTCTAACGAAGATCTAGAGTTGTTAGTTATGTTTCCAACCAGACTTGTCATACAAATTATTCACATTCGGTTGGCTTATGCCAAGAAACTCCAAAACCCcacgatgatgatgattgatcAAATGATAGATGATTTTAGTTCCTATATTAAACTCTCTGTCCAGTTGAAGTACACTGTTATGATTTATTCGGGTGATTGGCCTTTCAATGTTAACATCGATCCCGACTTTGATGCCACTGTTATAGAAGCCATACGATACTTGTTCACTTTATTACATCTAAAGTTGATTGACTGTACCAAAAAGTCTTTCAAAACgttcaaagaagcagatgaaCTATACAAATATTGGGAGAAGCTAAAGAACGTTGGTCATTACATAGATGGTGCTGGCAGAGTGATTGCTGAGGAATTTAATAAGTTGGCACTGCGATTGCTGCACAGACTCCATTCCTACCTGTTGCAACAACAAAATTCTCCTCCAAAATTTACGGACAGTGCTGACGTAGAAAAATGGTTGGTTcagatcttcgagaaccTTGGTTCTATGAAGCGAAAACTCAATAGATTTACTAACGTACTAACGAAAGCATTTCAAAATTCCGTCAACTATAAAATTCAAGATCATAAAGCACTAttgcagaaactgaaagaTACTGGACACTTCTTGATCTTTACTGGGGGAGagcttgaacagcaagGCATCTACCTGATTGGCAGTGCAGAGCTTCTAGGATGCACAGATGAAGACATTCTGAAAATTTTGTACAACTCTGAAATTGGCTGTGATATGATACCTAAACTTGAAATAAAGAACAGCTTGTCCCTTTACAATGCTGTAGAAAAAGAATGGGATCCAAACACTATGATCGTACAGGAAATCGACGCCCATGGCGTATGTTATTATCATATACAGAGTGAAGATGCAGTAAGCTTGGAAAACGCCGCCAGGAAGTCTAGGTTGCACGTTGATAGTTTATTTGACAATTATCGGGATACTGAAAAGGAAATGCTGGATCTAGAGGCAAAGCTACATTCTTTGGGCTATGTTTTGATATTGTGTCCTGGGAAACCTATGCTCTGGGAAGGTGAGATGTATAATTTATCGGATGACAAAGCAATTAAGGCGGAAGATTTTAATCAGAAGGTTGACCCCAATACTTTGATCCTAATGATACAAGGTTCTGGATATGCACTGGAATATCAGAATGATAgatttcagcagatcgtcTCTGATGCGGTCAGTTTCATTGAAAGGCGCTGTTCGAATGAGCAGGTGGAGAATGACCTGCAGAGATTTAATAAAGCTTATTTCAGATTCACGTACAGTGTTTTGAGTAACTACAGGAAGATTGTGAGCACATTTCAAAAGACATGTCCAGGGAACGAGGTGTTAAACAGCGTTTTTCTGtttgcaagagattttggACGGAACTTTCTTCGCACAAACGTTACTACTTCTGAGAAAAAGTCGTTGATCATCCTCTTGATGATCAAGCTTAGCGTTGGGTGGATCTCATTTCTCGTTACTGATTGTGACCCAACCGATCAAAAAACCTTCAGGTGGTGCGTTCCAGCGATGGAATTTGCAATGCAGATGACTAGAGGCTGGAACGTGTTGGGGCTAGATGAAGCACAGtttcaaactttgaagcagaagatctcaGCTTGTATGTCACTGCTTATTTCTCATTTTGACGTTATGGGTGCTAGGTCTGGTGAAGCAGACAAAACATTGCTGCAAGCCAGACCAACTATcgccatcgaagatgatatGGATGACAATTCCTTGCTTCAGATCAACTCCGAGCTCCGCGTGCAAGCCATTAAAGAACTAGAGAAAAATACGAAACGTAATCCACGCCAGATTGGTAAGGTGTTAGATGACACAGACACCGGAAACAAATATTTGCTTTCCCTGGCATCTTCTATCTCGAATGTTTCTATGAGGTGGCAGAAGAGGAACTTTATCGGAGGTGGTGCTTTTGGAACCGTATATTCCGCTGTTAACTTGGACAACGGTGAGATCCTAGCCGTAAAGGAGATCAAAATACAGGACACTAAcacgatgaagaagtttttCCCTTCGATTAAAGAGGAAATGTCTGTTTTGGAGATGCTGAGCCATCCGAACATTGTTCAATATTATGGAGTTGAAGTTCACAGAGACAAGGTCAATATTTTCATGGAGTATTGTGAGGGCGGCTCCATGGCAAGTCTGCTCGAACATGGTCGCATTGAAGACGAGATGGTGACGCAAGTCTATACTCTGCAGTTGCTGGAGGGTCTAGCGTACTTGCACCAGTCCGGTGTTGTGCACCGCGACATCAAGCCCGAGAACATCTTGCTGGATTTCAATGGTATTATCAAGTACGTTGATTTCGGTGCGGCCAGAAAGATAGCCAAAAATGGAACGGAGACAAGAAGTATCAGGACCTCGGGTAGTGATCCCGTGTCAGCTGAGAAGGATAACGCAACAGAGCAAGAAGGTGGATTGGCGCTCCAAGATATGATGGGTACCCCAATGTACATGGCTCCAGAATCCATTACAGGTTCACCCAACAAGGGCAGGTTTGGTGCCGACGATGTTTGGTCGCTAGGCTGCGTTGTTCTCGAAATGATCACAGGCAGACGGCCCTGGGCCAAGCTTGACAACGAGTGGGCAATAATGTATCATGTGGCTGCAGGCCACACCCCACAACTTCCTTACAGAGACGAAGTTTCAGCTGCCGGAAGCAAGTTTCTGCGCCGATGCCTGCAGCAAGTCCCCACAAAGAGAGCCAGCGCAGTTGAGTTGCTCATGGATCCGTGGATTGTGCAAATTAGGGATTTAGCCTTCGGACCCGATGCCCAGGCGCCGGCTCAAGAGGGAACTAGTCCCGCGACAACACAATGA
- the HUB1 gene encoding ubiquitin-like protein HUB1 (ancestral locus Anc_6.343), protein MIEVLVSDRLGKRLRVKCLEEDAVGDFKKVLAVQLSCQPGKIVLQKGGLVLKDHISLGDYEVHDGTHLELYYS, encoded by the coding sequence ATGATCGAGGTGCTAGTAAGTGATCGGTTAGGCAAGAGATTGAGGGTGAAATGCCTGGAAGAGGACGCCGTTGGGGATTTCAAGAAGGTGCTGGCCGTGCAATTGAGCTGCCAGCCGGGGAAGATTGTGCTGCAGAAAGGTGGGTTGGTGCTCAAGGACCACATAAGCTTGGGCGACTACGAGGTTCACGATGGGACCCATTTGGAGCTGTACTATTCGTAG
- the PPG1 gene encoding putative serine/threonine-protein kinase PPG1 (ancestral locus Anc_6.342), protein MELDECLELLYQGRLLPEVTVRALCFKLKEMLVKESNVVHISTPVTVVGDIHGQFHDLLEIFQIGGAAPDTNYLFLGDYVDRGLYSVETIMLLVVLKLRYPHRVHLLRGNHESRQITQSYGFYTECLNKYGDGSKVWHYLTDLFDYLVLCCIIDNELFCVHGGLSPNVQTIDQIKIIDRYREIPHDGAMADLVWSDPEEINAGSMDHREEFYRESSQHFQVSPRGAGYTFGRCVVEKFLHSNNMSRIYRAHQLCNEGYQVYFDGLVTTVWSAPNYCYRCGNKASILELYSTNEFYFNVFDEAPENKLLNETVNPSATNLKAISEYFKEPVSDPLQPESSEPDVFSDAYQARSASSRRVEYFL, encoded by the coding sequence ATGGAATTGGATGAATGCCTGGAGCTGCTTTACCAGGGAAGGCTGTTGCCGGAGGTTACAGTGAGAGCGCTGTGTTTCAAACTGAAAGAGATGCTGGTGAAAGAGTCGAATGTAGTGCATATCAGCACGCCGGTTACTGTTGTTGGGGATATCCATGGGCAATTCCACGACTTGCTGGAGATCTTCCAGATAGGCGGAGCGGCTCCAGACACGAACTATCTGTTTCTAGGCGATTACGTGGACAGAGGACTGTACAGCGTCGAGACTATAATGTTGCTGGTGGTGCTGAAACTGCGATATCCACACCGGGTTCATCTTTTGAGAGGCAACCACGAGTCGCGGCAGATCACACAGAGTTACGGGTTCTACACAGAGTGTCTGAACAAGTACGGCGATGGATCGAAGGTGTGGCACTACCTGACGGATCTGTTTGACTATCTCGTGCTGTGCTGCATAATAGACAACGAGCTGTTTTGCGTTCATGGAGGGCTCTCGCCGAACGTGCAGACCATCGACCAGATCAAGATCATAGACCGCTATCGCGAGATCCCGCACGACGGGGCGATGGCGGACCTGGTGTGGTCGGATCCGGAGGAGATCAATGCGGGCAGCATGGACCACCGCGAGGAGTTCTACCGCGAGTCGTCGCAGCACTTCCAGGTATCGCCGCGCGGAGCCGGTTACACGTTTGGCCGTTGCGTGGTCGAGAAGTTTCTGCATTCCAACAACATGAGCCGAATATACAGGGCGCACCAGCTGTGCAATGAGGGTTACCAGGTCTACTTCGACGGCCTGGTCACCACCGTGTGGTCTGCCCCCAACTACTGTTACAGATGCGGCAACAAGGCCTCGATCCTAGAGTTGTACTCAACAAACGAGTTCTACTTCAACGTCTTCGATGAAGCACCCGAAAACAAGCTGTTGAACGAAACCGTCAACCCATCCGCGACCAATCTCAAAGCCATTAGTGAATATTTCAAAGAGCCCGTCTCCGACCCACTGCAGCCCGAGTCCTCAGAGCCCGATGTGTTCTCAGACGCCTACCAGGCACGTTCAGCCTCATCCCGACGCGTCGAGTATTTCCTGTGA
- the ABZ1 gene encoding 4-amino-4-deoxychorismate synthase (ancestral locus Anc_6.344), which translates to MVPFNVLFIDSYDSFTFNVVRLIEKQLVNGDEPVHVTTIRNDTFTDMKQLAAEVGYFDCVIVGPGPGNPVNGFGDVGIVSCLFSGDELIEVPVLGICLGFQAMCHSQGSSIDELKTIKHGQVYPIELLSETRTGIFDGYPAAFKSVRYHSLHVSKASPAVIPLATTDDENGSLLMAAQIKQRPWYGVQYHPESCCSELGDRLIKNFLELAHAENLRTGRYQRKKELYMKDAVQFSRKLAELDGTIDHSSIFRKFKPAEKKEVSIRKYNASKVPELTLKLSDSIPDAKFIMASSKVADHRGEWSIIALPNERSVVLTHYSQVNRTTVHRWRDPKVTQELINSALRGENNEADFPESFQVLREDKSHFWITMGEFMTDKLVSNHKEIPFIGGLVGTLGYEMGYYVYNTVPADERLIPDAKLVYIENCIVIDHTSGQLYCISLCDQFPTQITQMLDECEWLNDDQQCRDLPWSDQLPSDVSFDIQMPNKDDYAAAFRRSQEYMHRGDSYELCLTTQTNVVPSRRIAPWRVFQTLVRRNPAPFSSFFEFSDVLGSDSTLCLLSTSPERFLKWDADTCELRPIKGTVKKTADMTRDKALAILRTPKEFGENLMILDLIRNDLFELLPNVAVREFMAVEEYHTVYQLVSVVAARGLASPLLPYTGLDVLRHSLPPGSMTGAPKKSSVELLQLHLEPALSPALAGSRGLYSGVTGYWSANGNGDWSVNIRCIHSYNGGACWHIGAGGALTVLSSLDGELQEMYTKLQSALQVFL; encoded by the coding sequence ATGGTGCCCTTCAACGTGCTATTCATAGACTCCTACGACTCATTCACCTTCAATGTGGTTAGACTGAtagagaagcagctggttAATGGCGATGAGCCGGTACATGTGACGACGATTCGTAACGATACTTTCACTGATATGAAGCAATTGGCGGCCGAGGTGGGCTATTTTGACTGTGTGATCGTCGGCCCCGGCCCTGGGAACCCTGTCAATGGTTTTGGCGACGTTGGGATCGTTTCCTGTCTGTTTTCCGGGGACGAATTGATCGAGGTCCCGGTCCTGGGGATCTGCCTGGGGTTTCAGGCGATGTGCCACTCGCAGGGCTCTTCCATAGACGAGCTGAAGACCATCAAGCACGGACAAGTTTATCCGATTGAGCTCCTGTCCGAGACGCGCACTGGGATATTCGACGGGTATCCCGCTGCGTTCAAGTCCGTGAGATATCATTCGCTGCATGTATCCAAGGCATCGCCTGCAGTGATCCCATTGGCGACCACCGATGACGAGAATGGCTCGCTGCTGATGGCTGCGCAGATTAAACAGAGGCCGTGGTATGGCGTTCAATACCATCCGGAATCCTGCTGTTCAGAGCTGGGCGACAgactgatcaagaacttcttAGAACTAGCACACGCTGAGAACCTGCGGACTGGCCGTTACCAGCGGAAGAAGGAGCTTTATATGAAGGATGCGGTCCAGTTTAGCCGGAAACTGGCGGAGCTAGATGGCACGATTGATCACAGCAGCATATTCAGAAAGTTCAAGCCTGccgagaagaaggaggtCTCCATTCGCAAATACAACGCAAGTAAGGTGCCCGAACTGACCCTGAAGCTGTCCGATAGCATTCCAGACGCAAAGTTTATTATGGCTTCGTCCAAGGTGGCCGACCACCGCGGCGAATGGTCGATCATTGCGTTACCAAATGAGCGCTCGGTCGTGCTTACACACTACTCGCAGGTGAACAGGACAACCGTCCACAGGTGGAGAGATCCCAAAGTAACCCAGGAACTGATTAACAGCGCTTTGAGAGGGGAGAATAACGAGGCAGATTTTCCGGAGTCGTTCCAAGTCCTGCGCGAAGACAAATCTCACTTCTGGATAACCATGGGGGAGTTCATGACCGACAAGCTCGTGTCGAACCACAAGGAGATACCATTCATCGGTGGTCTGGTGGGCACGCTGGGCTACGAAATGGGCTACTACGTTTACAACACAGTTCCTGCAGATGAAAGATTGATTCCCGACGCTAAGCTTGTATATATAGAGAACTGCATTGTGATCGACCACACGAGCGGCCAGCTCTACTGTATCTCACTCTGCGACCAGTTCCCGACGCAGATTACGCAAATGCTCGACGAGTGCGAGTGGCTCAACGACGACCAGCAGTGCCGAGACCTGCCCTGGAGCGACCAGCTGCCCTCCGACGTGTCCTTCGACATACAGATGCCCAACAAGGACGACTACGCTGCCGCATTCCGCCGCAGCCAGGAATACATGCACAGGGGCGACTCGTACGAGCTCTGTCTCACCACGCAGACCAACGTTGTACCCAGCAGGCGCATCGCACCCTGGCGGGTATTCCAGACGCTCGTCCGACGCAACCCGGCGCCCTTctcgagcttcttcgagttcAGCGACGTGCTCGGCAGCGACAGCACGCTGTGCCTGCTCAGCACCTCGCCCGAGCGCTTCCTGAAGTGGGACGCCGACACCTGCGAGCTGCGGCCCATCAAGGGCACTGTCAAGAAGACCGCGGACATGACCCGCGACAAGGCGCTCGCGATCCTGCGCACCCCGAAGGAGTTCGGCGAGAACCTCATGATCCTCGATCTGATCCGCAACGACCTCTTCGAGCTGCTCCCGAACGTCGCCGTCCGCGAGTTCATGGCCGTCGAGGAGTACCACACCGTGTACCAGCTCGTCAGCGTCGTCGCCGCCCGCGGCCTCGCGAGCCCACTACTTCCCTACACGGGTCTCGACGTGCTCCGCCACTCGCTGCCCCCGGGCTCCATGACGGGCGCCCCCAAGAAGAGCTCTGTcgagctgctgcagctcCACCTCGAGCCTGCGCTCTCGCCGGCTCTCGCCGGATCCCGCGGCCTCTACAGCGGCGTCACCGGCTACTGGTCCGCCAACGGCAACGGCGACTGGTCCGTCAACATCAGGTGCATCCACTCCTACAACGGCGGCGCCTGCTGGCACATCGGTGCCGGCGGCGCCCTCACTGTGCTCAGCTCGCTCGACGGCGAGCTCCAAGAGATGTACACAAAACTACAAAGCGCTCTGCAAGTGTTCCTCTAG